The genome window ATTCGGTAAACGGTGACAGGGAGGCCTCCGGAGCAGGAACGCGCCGCACTCAGTCGGGCAGGGGCCGCCCTTTTGTTTCTGGCGCGAAAAAAATGGTAATCACACCCACCAGGAAGATGGCGGAAAGTGTCATGGCTGACTGCCTGAGCGGGACTGCGAATCCCATGCCTGCATAGAGGACTGCCAGCTTGCCCAGGGTCAAGGGGCCAAACGCGGTGACAAATCGAGCCACGTTGTAGCAAAAGCCAATGCCCGTGCTTCGAAAACGGGTCGGGAACAATTCCGGAAAATAAATCGCATAACCGCCGTACATGGAAACCGAGCAAAAGCCGAGCATCGGAAGCATCCAGTAAACGTCGGAAGGCTGGCTTAATCGCCCGAAGGTCCACAAGGTCGCCACCATGGCAAGGAGAAATGACACCGCGAAAACCAGGCGCCTGCCATAACGGGTCGTGAGGAGGGTAAAGGCATATATTCCAATCATGCCTGCGACGTCCTGCAGCAGGGTGCCGCGCCCCACCAAACGATCACTCTCAGCCCGCCACTGTTTGGCCTGAAGTTTGGCTTCATTCTGATCGCCTTTCACGGCCGCCGCCAATTGATCCAAGTTGTAGGTTCGGATCCGGCCGCCGTCGGGAGCGCCGCCTAAATCAGCTTTGGCGGCGACGTTTTCTCTGACCAATTCGAGTTGAGCGTTTCGAATCAGTTCTGGCGTCCAGTAGCCGATTCCCCAGAGGCCCGTTTGCCCTGCGAAGCCCAGAAGCATTCCGACGATGAGATGAAAACGCAGCCGACGATCTTTGAAGAGCTCCCTGAGATCTCCGCGTTCCGGGCTGGCGTCGGCCAACTTGGGGTTCGCGTTTGATCCCTCTCGAAATGGAGCGCGGGAGGTGAGCCACGACTCGGGTTCACGCAAACGCAATCGAGCTACGACCGCCAGGATGGCCGGCAAGAAACCCAGGAGGAAGAGTATTCGCCATCCGGCAATTCCGTGAAATTCAGACTGCGGTCCCAGGTGAATGCTGATCCACGATGCCAGGATGTGCCCAAGCGCACCCAAACTCTGAAGCAGGCCCAGGCAGTAAGGCCGCGCCCGTTCCGGAACAACTTCAGCCACGAGCGCGAGCCCGGCCGCGTATTCGCCGCCAATTCCGATCCCGCAAAGAAAACGGTACAAGGCAAAGTCCCACCATGTCCGGGAAAACGCTGACAATCCGGTAAATAGCGCGTAGATCAGGATGGTCAGCGTCATCGTGCGCACCCGCCCGATGCGGTCCCCCGCCATCCCAAAGATCAGGCCGCCGGTGGCCCAACCGAAGATAAAGATCATCGTGGCGTATCCGGCGTGGGCCGTGAGCTGGGCATCGGAAAGGTTGGAAACCAGGTCGCGCACCGCGGGCGTGCGCGCGAGGACAAAGAGGCGCTGATCCATTCCGTCAAACAGCCACCCGAGGGTCGCTATGGAGAACACGCACCAATGGTAGCTGGTCATTCCTCGATACCACGGTCCAGCCCCTTCGGAAGGTGCCCCTGAACTTGCTTGTGATCGGGAGTCAGGCACGGGTCAGCCGGTCCGTCAGATGATCGTGGCCAAAGACGTCGGTGAGCCGCTGCTGTCGGCCCTCGAATGGGTAGGTCAGACGTTCGTGGTCGATGCCCAGGAGTCCCAAAATCGTCCCGTGAAAATCGTGCACGCTCACCTTGTCGGCAACCGCCTGGAATCCGAAGTCGTCCGTCTGGCCGATGACCTTTCCGCCACGGATTCCCCCGCCACACAGCCACGCGCTGAAGCCATACGGATTATGATCACGGCCGCGGGAACCCTGCATGACAGGCGTTCGGCCGAATTCACCGGTCCACACCAGCAACGTGCTTTCCAGCAAGCCGCGCTGTTTCAAATCCGCGATCAAGGCGGCGATGGGTTGGTCGATGCGGCGCGCGTTTTCCCGGTGGTTCTTCGCGCATTCCCCGTGG of Verrucomicrobiota bacterium contains these proteins:
- a CDS encoding MFS transporter, producing the protein MTSYHWCVFSIATLGWLFDGMDQRLFVLARTPAVRDLVSNLSDAQLTAHAGYATMIFIFGWATGGLIFGMAGDRIGRVRTMTLTILIYALFTGLSAFSRTWWDFALYRFLCGIGIGGEYAAGLALVAEVVPERARPYCLGLLQSLGALGHILASWISIHLGPQSEFHGIAGWRILFLLGFLPAILAVVARLRLREPESWLTSRAPFREGSNANPKLADASPERGDLRELFKDRRLRFHLIVGMLLGFAGQTGLWGIGYWTPELIRNAQLELVRENVAAKADLGGAPDGGRIRTYNLDQLAAAVKGDQNEAKLQAKQWRAESDRLVGRGTLLQDVAGMIGIYAFTLLTTRYGRRLVFAVSFLLAMVATLWTFGRLSQPSDVYWMLPMLGFCSVSMYGGYAIYFPELFPTRFRSTGIGFCYNVARFVTAFGPLTLGKLAVLYAGMGFAVPLRQSAMTLSAIFLVGVITIFFAPETKGRPLPD